The following are encoded in a window of Lactobacillus panisapium genomic DNA:
- the ftsY gene encoding signal recognition particle-docking protein FtsY, which yields MGLFDKIKKSLFGDNEEEEKNKKSEEESQDKEAQDDDQADSDSEKPSESEQEEENSQLNESDADSQSDISAKSSAANKAEEEDGQKPVAVETENQSQDNDTASSDVTAKSEADEAEEETDQSDSQTELYEKGLEKTNQGFGARLNKFFAQFRTVDEDFFDDLEELLIESDVGYETAEQLTTALRDEAKLQKAKSRDDLKKVIVEKLVELYDQNGDAANEKLRSHDDGKTNIYLFVGVNGAGKTTTIGKLAKRFKDEGKSVLLAAADTFRAGAVEQLVEWGKRVDVPVVTGKEQADPASVVFDATTKAIAEHADYLLVDTAGRLQNKKNLMSELEKIERTIKKQAPDEPTETLLVLDGSTGQNALLQAKDFDKTTKLTGLVLTKLDGSSKGGVVLAIRNEMKLPVKLVGLGEKASDLADFDAADYAVGLFHDLV from the coding sequence TTGGGTTTATTTGATAAAATAAAAAAATCATTGTTTGGCGACAATGAAGAAGAGGAAAAGAATAAAAAATCTGAAGAGGAATCCCAAGACAAAGAGGCTCAAGATGACGATCAGGCAGATAGCGATTCTGAAAAGCCGTCTGAATCTGAGCAAGAAGAAGAAAATAGTCAGCTAAATGAAAGTGATGCTGACAGTCAGTCCGACATTTCAGCAAAAAGTTCAGCTGCAAATAAGGCAGAAGAGGAGGATGGACAAAAGCCGGTTGCGGTTGAAACTGAAAACCAGTCTCAGGACAACGATACCGCTTCAAGTGACGTAACGGCAAAGTCTGAAGCAGATGAAGCTGAAGAAGAAACTGATCAATCTGATAGCCAAACTGAGCTTTATGAAAAAGGGCTAGAAAAGACCAACCAGGGCTTTGGAGCGCGTTTAAATAAATTTTTTGCTCAATTTAGAACAGTTGATGAAGATTTCTTTGACGATTTGGAAGAACTGTTAATAGAGTCAGATGTTGGTTACGAGACGGCTGAACAATTAACGACTGCACTAAGAGACGAAGCCAAATTGCAAAAAGCGAAGTCACGTGATGATTTGAAAAAAGTGATCGTTGAAAAATTAGTTGAACTTTACGATCAAAATGGGGATGCAGCTAATGAAAAATTGCGCTCTCACGATGACGGTAAAACAAATATTTATTTATTTGTCGGTGTAAATGGTGCTGGTAAAACAACAACGATCGGCAAATTGGCTAAACGATTCAAAGATGAAGGAAAATCTGTTTTGTTAGCGGCAGCTGATACCTTTAGGGCTGGAGCAGTTGAACAATTAGTCGAATGGGGCAAACGAGTTGATGTCCCAGTAGTTACTGGAAAAGAGCAGGCCGATCCAGCCTCTGTTGTCTTTGATGCAACAACAAAAGCAATTGCGGAACATGCAGATTACTTGTTGGTTGATACAGCCGGCCGTCTTCAAAACAAAAAGAATCTGATGAGTGAACTCGAAAAAATTGAGCGAACAATCAAAAAGCAGGCGCCAGATGAACCAACCGAAACTTTATTAGTTTTAGATGGATCAACTGGACAAAATGCATTATTGCAGGCCAAGGACTTTGATAAAACGACTAAATTGACTGGCTTGGTGTTAACCAAGTTAGACGGCTCTTCAAAGGGTGGTGTTGTTTTAGCAATTAGAAATGAAATGAAATTACCGGTAAAATTGGTTGGCTTAGGCGAAAAAGCTAGCGACTTAGCCGATTTTGACGCGGCTGATTATGCAGTTGGTCTTTTCCATGATTTGGTTTAA
- the rnc gene encoding ribonuclease III encodes MVSTKFINQLKTKYKIRFNSPKLLEEAFTHSSYANEHPGDGVRDYEKLEFLGDAVLELAISDYLYRNFPQLNEGELTRMRSNIVDTEGFAEFAQKFGFPAEINLGHGEEKAGARSRKTLLEDVFEAFNGALFLDQGMDAVEHFLSLTVFPLIDAGKFDASRDYKTDLQEFLQQDGPVKIEYEVIKEEQMPSRFTVQLVVNGKVLSQGKGHNKKAAEQEAARAALHKLN; translated from the coding sequence ATGGTCAGTACGAAATTTATTAATCAATTAAAAACAAAATATAAAATTAGATTTAATAGCCCAAAATTATTAGAAGAAGCTTTCACTCACTCTTCATACGCCAACGAACACCCAGGAGATGGCGTGCGTGATTACGAAAAGCTTGAATTCTTAGGCGATGCAGTACTTGAATTGGCTATTTCAGATTATTTATACCGCAACTTTCCTCAGCTAAATGAAGGCGAATTGACTCGCATGAGGTCTAACATTGTTGATACCGAAGGCTTCGCTGAATTCGCTCAAAAATTTGGCTTTCCAGCAGAAATAAATCTAGGTCATGGTGAAGAAAAAGCAGGTGCTCGTTCACGCAAGACACTTTTGGAAGATGTATTTGAAGCTTTCAACGGTGCCCTTTTTCTTGATCAGGGCATGGATGCAGTTGAACACTTTTTGAGTTTGACGGTTTTTCCATTGATTGATGCGGGTAAATTTGATGCCTCTCGCGATTATAAAACTGATTTGCAAGAATTTTTACAACAAGATGGTCCAGTAAAAATTGAGTACGAAGTGATAAAAGAAGAACAAATGCCGTCACGATTTACCGTTCAACTGGTAGTTAATGGTAAAGTATTATCACAAGGCAAAGGACATAATAAAAAAGCTGCGGAACAAGAAGCAGCGCGTGCAGCTTTGCATAAACTCAATTAG
- the smc gene encoding chromosome segregation protein SMC gives MPLTELIIDGFKSFAEKTRIKFDTGITGIVGPNGSGKSNITEAIRWVMGESSAKSLRGSNMKDVIFAGSEFRKPASHAEVSMIFDNYKRELNFDEDQVIISRRILRSGDNEYLINKRNVRQKDIRALFLDSGISQDSLAIISQGRVDQILNSHPEDRRGLFEEAAGILHFKKQKEEARVQLEQTTDNLVRINDLVKELEQRIEPLHEQSSLAKEYQFQKDGLDQELKTLLAFEIEDLDIQKKSVQTKAEQNQVLLSKLDREVKESQAAVAAKRDEYKEISGQREQIQEELLALTKKLSEINTSLQVAEQSKQYSEATKKEYESELVDLKKQVVTLQNECSELSENKQSLAAEQKLLQDQRTELTNQLDENPTKLSQKLDDLRSDYIQLLQDQTSNNNEIVYLKSELKRTAENDEYQNDDVAAQLQKATLELDRLRETGKQLKEKHQAKKDQVNALTSQQAEKQEKLADLRQVVNTNSQRYSQINARYEALENIRKRHEGYYYGVKNVLNNLTNYPGVIGAIGELISFSAKFEAAMATALGGGVQDLVTTTKKSARDAINQLKSSHSGRATFLPLDGLRENSIPPSTVKIIESYDGVQGIANQLVENATDYDITPAINYLLGSTIIVDTIDNAMKIRQRIARYRIVTLDGDVISPGGSMTGGTRNQKNNSPLQTVTELNQLQKSRVQLKNQLTEDQTAFTALAAESDALNQKITEAQKKRQDYSRELGEAVLSYQNQEKEVNRLKAANQLFEVRKKERDEQVVELKEKIAKAEQQKASFVKQIEQQKAAIKNIQERIENFTALNQKVQEKLAELDPQIAVYTNKLENLSKQQSDKKRDLNQHEKQITALTKKLATLNESGQLDQQKKQQMDEEQKNGAVKKEQLQTQLSQLSSQLGKADAKITQLDQVASRNYDLRKDAAAEQESFSVKIAQLTSQIDQRLDQLSKDYSLTFEAALAQADCENDEETRQRLQKSVKLHKMSIEDIGPVNIKSIEEYEDVKKRYDFLNNQQNDLIKGRDNLRESMAELDQEVSTRFNATFSAVSASFTQLFPVVFGGGNAKLVLTNPDDMLTTGVEIIAQPPGKKLQRLSLLSGGERALTAITLLFAMLKYKPVPFCVLDEVEAALDDANVTRFAKFLEDYDMHTQFIVITHRRGTMERADQLYGVVMQESGVSQVLSVSLKELKNEVN, from the coding sequence TTGCCGTTAACAGAACTTATTATTGATGGTTTTAAATCTTTTGCAGAAAAAACTAGAATTAAATTTGATACAGGAATTACCGGCATTGTTGGACCAAATGGTAGTGGTAAAAGTAATATTACGGAAGCTATTCGCTGGGTAATGGGTGAATCTAGTGCAAAATCACTCCGGGGTTCGAATATGAAAGATGTGATTTTTGCTGGAAGTGAATTTCGTAAGCCTGCTAGCCATGCCGAAGTGTCGATGATCTTTGATAATTATAAACGTGAACTTAATTTTGATGAAGATCAAGTTATCATCTCTAGGCGTATCTTACGTTCAGGCGATAATGAATATCTGATTAATAAACGTAATGTAAGACAAAAAGATATTCGAGCGCTTTTCTTAGATTCAGGGATTTCGCAAGATAGTTTAGCCATCATTTCTCAAGGTCGGGTTGATCAAATCTTGAATTCACACCCTGAAGACCGCCGGGGGTTATTTGAAGAGGCTGCGGGAATTTTACATTTTAAAAAGCAAAAAGAAGAAGCGAGAGTTCAACTTGAGCAAACAACTGATAACTTGGTTCGGATTAATGATTTAGTAAAAGAACTTGAACAGCGAATTGAACCTTTACATGAGCAAAGTTCCCTTGCAAAGGAATACCAATTTCAAAAAGATGGCTTGGATCAAGAGCTGAAAACACTTTTAGCCTTTGAAATTGAGGATTTGGATATTCAAAAAAAGTCCGTTCAAACTAAAGCTGAGCAAAATCAAGTTCTTTTGTCAAAGCTTGATCGCGAAGTCAAAGAATCGCAAGCTGCAGTGGCTGCTAAAAGGGATGAATACAAAGAAATTAGCGGGCAGCGTGAGCAAATTCAAGAGGAATTGCTGGCTTTGACAAAGAAACTTTCCGAAATAAATACCAGTTTACAAGTAGCTGAGCAAAGTAAACAGTATAGTGAAGCTACTAAAAAAGAATATGAATCTGAATTAGTTGATTTAAAAAAGCAAGTGGTAACCTTACAAAATGAATGTTCTGAATTAAGCGAAAATAAGCAAAGTTTAGCTGCTGAACAAAAGCTTTTGCAAGACCAACGGACAGAATTAACTAACCAATTAGATGAAAATCCGACTAAGTTATCACAAAAATTAGATGATTTAAGAAGCGATTATATCCAACTTTTGCAAGATCAGACTTCTAATAATAATGAAATTGTTTATTTGAAATCTGAACTAAAACGGACGGCTGAAAACGACGAATATCAAAATGATGATGTTGCTGCTCAATTGCAAAAAGCAACTTTAGAATTAGATAGATTGCGTGAAACTGGCAAACAACTGAAGGAAAAGCATCAAGCAAAAAAAGACCAGGTTAATGCATTAACCAGCCAGCAAGCGGAAAAACAGGAAAAATTAGCTGATTTGCGGCAAGTTGTCAATACCAATAGTCAGCGCTATAGTCAGATAAATGCTCGTTATGAAGCTTTAGAAAACATTCGTAAGCGGCACGAAGGATATTATTATGGGGTTAAAAATGTTCTTAATAATTTAACGAACTATCCTGGCGTGATCGGTGCGATTGGTGAGTTAATCTCCTTTTCAGCTAAATTTGAAGCTGCAATGGCAACTGCACTTGGAGGCGGTGTGCAAGATTTAGTTACTACCACGAAGAAAAGTGCCCGTGATGCCATCAATCAACTGAAAAGTAGCCATTCTGGTCGAGCAACGTTCTTACCACTTGATGGCTTACGAGAAAATTCCATCCCGCCTTCAACAGTTAAAATTATCGAATCTTATGATGGCGTTCAGGGAATTGCTAATCAGTTAGTAGAAAATGCCACAGATTATGATATTACGCCTGCTATCAATTATTTATTAGGCAGTACGATTATTGTCGATACAATTGACAATGCCATGAAAATCCGTCAGAGAATTGCTCGCTACCGAATTGTTACGTTAGATGGTGACGTCATTTCGCCTGGAGGCTCAATGACTGGGGGAACGCGAAACCAGAAAAATAATTCGCCACTGCAAACCGTAACTGAACTTAATCAATTACAAAAAAGCCGGGTTCAATTAAAAAATCAGTTAACAGAAGATCAAACTGCTTTTACCGCCTTAGCTGCTGAAAGTGATGCGTTAAACCAAAAAATTACCGAAGCTCAAAAAAAGCGGCAGGATTATAGCCGTGAACTTGGTGAGGCAGTTCTTTCCTATCAAAACCAAGAAAAAGAAGTCAACCGCTTAAAGGCAGCTAATCAGTTATTTGAAGTTCGTAAAAAAGAACGCGATGAACAAGTTGTCGAGCTTAAGGAAAAGATTGCAAAAGCCGAGCAGCAAAAGGCTAGCTTTGTTAAGCAAATTGAGCAACAAAAAGCGGCAATTAAAAATATCCAGGAGCGAATCGAAAACTTTACCGCTCTAAATCAAAAGGTTCAGGAAAAATTAGCTGAACTTGATCCACAAATTGCAGTTTATACTAATAAACTAGAAAATCTGAGCAAGCAACAGTCAGATAAAAAACGTGATTTAAATCAGCATGAAAAACAAATTACTGCTTTAACTAAAAAGTTAGCGACGCTCAATGAGAGTGGCCAACTTGATCAGCAAAAAAAGCAGCAAATGGACGAAGAGCAAAAAAATGGAGCGGTAAAAAAAGAGCAGTTGCAAACGCAGTTAAGTCAATTAAGTTCCCAATTAGGTAAGGCTGATGCTAAAATTACGCAGCTAGACCAAGTTGCTAGCCGGAACTATGATTTACGTAAAGATGCCGCGGCAGAACAAGAAAGCTTTTCCGTCAAAATTGCACAGTTAACTAGTCAAATCGATCAGCGCTTGGATCAACTAAGTAAAGATTATTCGTTGACATTTGAGGCGGCTTTAGCCCAAGCCGACTGTGAAAATGATGAAGAAACCCGTCAGCGACTGCAAAAAAGTGTCAAATTGCATAAAATGTCAATTGAAGATATTGGTCCGGTAAATATTAAGTCAATTGAAGAATATGAAGATGTTAAGAAGAGATATGATTTTCTGAACAACCAGCAAAATGATTTAATCAAGGGGCGCGATAATTTGCGGGAATCAATGGCAGAACTTGATCAAGAAGTTTCTACTAGGTTTAACGCCACGTTTAGCGCTGTATCTGCGAGTTTCACGCAATTATTCCCTGTAGTCTTCGGCGGAGGGAATGCGAAACTTGTTTTAACCAATCCAGATGATATGTTAACGACGGGTGTCGAAATTATTGCGCAACCGCCTGGCAAGAAATTGCAGCGACTAAGCCTACTTTCGGGAGGAGAAAGGGCACTGACTGCCATTACATTATTATTTGCTATGCTGAAATACAAACCAGTACCATTTTGCGTATTAGATGAAGTCGAAGCCGCACTTGATGATGCTAATGTAACGCGTTTTGCTAAGTTTTTAGAAGATTACGATATGCATACGCAATTTATTGTAATCACGCACAGGCGGGGCACGATGGAGCGTGCTGACCAATTATATGGCGTTGTGATGCAGGAGTCTGGTGTATCGCAGGTACTTTCCGTTTCATTAAAAGAACTAAAAAATGAGGTAAATTAA
- a CDS encoding C69 family dipeptidase, producing MKEYSACTTILVGKKASVDGSTMIARNDDTFRPITPQKFIIHPEAKGEKGRKIKSWLNKFEMDLPEDAQRVPAVPNVDYKHRGYYDESGINQDNVAMSCTESTYGNERALAYDPLVKDGLDEDCMQSVVLPYIHSAKDGVQFLGKLIAKYGSPAGNSVLFGDKDEIWYMEIVTGHHWVAQRIPDDAYAVAANRVSIEQVDFTDSDNFMWSDGIREFVADHHLNVDHEGWNFRHIFGTYSQQDRYYNTNRVWYGQKYFNPEIEQEPTDGDLPFIRQAAKKITREDIEFVLGSHYQNTPFDPFGKGTEEEKHRFRPIGLNRTQNAHILQIRNDVAADKAAIMWLCIGGPTFTPFVPFFANMSDTDPSYNNTSMDYNMNDAWWYYKSLAALVESHYPQFVQLDTDYLNELNQYFRRRVHEIIDGAGDKSGAALTEYLTKANQETVAYTRKRSEKLWAQMMIDSINMSKLTFNMDANL from the coding sequence ATGAAAGAATATAGCGCATGTACAACTATTTTGGTTGGGAAAAAAGCATCCGTTGACGGTTCAACGATGATTGCTCGAAATGACGATACTTTTCGACCAATTACCCCGCAAAAATTTATTATTCACCCAGAGGCAAAAGGCGAAAAGGGGCGGAAGATAAAATCATGGCTTAATAAGTTTGAAATGGATCTTCCAGAAGATGCACAACGTGTGCCTGCAGTACCTAATGTTGATTACAAGCACCGGGGTTATTACGATGAAAGTGGTATTAACCAAGATAATGTTGCAATGTCTTGTACGGAATCAACCTATGGTAATGAACGTGCTTTGGCCTATGATCCCTTGGTGAAGGATGGTTTAGATGAAGATTGTATGCAGTCGGTTGTTTTACCATACATTCATTCGGCCAAAGACGGTGTCCAATTTTTAGGCAAATTAATTGCCAAATACGGATCACCTGCGGGCAACTCTGTTTTATTCGGTGACAAAGATGAAATTTGGTACATGGAAATTGTAACTGGTCATCATTGGGTTGCACAGCGTATCCCAGATGATGCATACGCTGTTGCGGCTAATCGGGTTTCAATTGAGCAGGTTGACTTCACTGATTCAGATAACTTCATGTGGAGTGACGGTATACGAGAATTTGTTGCTGATCACCACCTAAATGTTGACCATGAAGGTTGGAATTTCCGTCATATTTTTGGTACTTACAGTCAACAAGATCGTTATTACAACACTAATCGTGTATGGTATGGGCAAAAGTATTTTAATCCTGAAATTGAACAAGAACCAACTGATGGTGATTTGCCATTTATTCGCCAGGCTGCTAAGAAAATTACCCGTGAAGATATCGAATTTGTCTTAGGAAGCCATTATCAAAATACTCCGTTTGATCCTTTTGGTAAGGGAACAGAAGAAGAAAAGCACCGTTTCCGTCCAATTGGTTTAAATCGGACCCAAAATGCGCATATTTTACAAATTAGAAATGATGTTGCTGCTGATAAGGCAGCTATCATGTGGCTATGTATTGGTGGACCTACTTTTACGCCATTTGTACCATTCTTTGCAAATATGAGTGATACTGATCCTTCCTATAACAATACATCAATGGACTATAACATGAATGATGCATGGTGGTATTACAAATCTCTTGCTGCACTAGTTGAAAGCCATTATCCACAATTTGTTCAGTTGGATACTGATTATTTAAATGAATTGAATCAATATTTCAGGCGTCGTGTACACGAAATAATTGATGGTGCTGGCGATAAGTCCGGTGCTGCCTTAACTGAATACTTAACAAAGGCGAACCAAGAAACAGTTGCTTATACTCGTAAGCGTTCAGAAAAATTATGGGCACAAATGATGATTGATTCTATTAACATGTCAAAATTAACTTTTAACATGGATGCTAATTTATAA
- a CDS encoding oligopeptide ABC transporter substrate-binding protein — translation MKKGKFLGSLGVVSATALTLVACGKSNNNSNEGAKKADKFPVETANKAAKQGGTIKVALESDTPFTGVFLDELQNDQPSADVSSPGQESLFDTDDNYKINDKGPATLKLDRKAKTATITIKKGVKWSDGKQVTAKDIEYAYEILANKATKSQRYSSQYAIIDGLEAYRDGKAKAISGIEMPDGENGLKVVIHCKELKPGMYNSGNGYLLESAAPYHYLKDIPFDKLESSDKVREKPLYFGPYRAQKVVRGQAVTWVPNKYYWRGKPKLDKIIIQVITTKSASQAIKSHKFDVARVVNSQWKEVKDTKKITFVAKVPLAYFYMAFKVGKWDNKTSKNVMNPKAKMSDKSLRQAMAYALNTDSVYKHYTDGLSFQVPTLIPEQFGDYFAKDNNGYSFNLKKANQILDKAGYKKKGKWRTTPEGKPLTINLLAKGNTPIDEPIVQNYIQQWAKAGLNVKLIGGRLSEFNSFYDKVQHDDPKVDVFLGGWMLSSEPSAEQLYGQGSIQNYSRFVTPENTKLLQEMDSQKAFNHQYRLDKFHEWQKYMNDQAYVVPTYNTYQIDAVNSELTGFSQKPSKMNNGHILWGNVAYAK, via the coding sequence ATGAAAAAAGGTAAATTTCTAGGCTCATTAGGAGTTGTTTCTGCAACTGCCTTAACTTTGGTAGCCTGTGGCAAGAGTAATAATAATAGTAATGAAGGTGCTAAAAAGGCCGACAAGTTTCCTGTTGAAACGGCGAACAAAGCGGCCAAGCAAGGCGGAACGATTAAGGTAGCACTTGAGTCAGATACGCCGTTTACTGGGGTCTTTCTAGATGAATTGCAAAATGATCAACCAAGTGCAGATGTTTCTAGTCCCGGTCAAGAGTCGCTTTTTGATACAGATGATAATTACAAAATTAATGATAAAGGCCCAGCAACCTTAAAGCTCGATCGTAAAGCTAAAACAGCAACGATTACGATCAAAAAGGGCGTTAAGTGGTCTGATGGTAAACAGGTTACAGCTAAAGACATAGAATATGCATATGAAATCTTGGCAAATAAGGCGACTAAGTCGCAACGATATTCATCGCAGTATGCCATTATTGATGGACTAGAGGCTTACCGTGATGGTAAAGCTAAAGCCATTTCTGGAATCGAGATGCCAGATGGTGAAAATGGACTGAAAGTGGTAATTCACTGTAAGGAATTAAAACCTGGCATGTATAACAGCGGTAATGGCTACTTATTGGAAAGTGCAGCACCATATCACTACTTGAAGGATATTCCATTTGACAAGTTAGAGTCCTCTGACAAGGTGCGTGAGAAGCCACTTTACTTTGGGCCATACAGAGCGCAAAAAGTTGTTCGTGGCCAAGCAGTTACGTGGGTACCTAATAAATACTACTGGCGAGGTAAGCCAAAGCTAGATAAAATTATTATTCAAGTAATTACGACCAAATCAGCTTCGCAGGCAATCAAGAGTCATAAGTTTGATGTTGCGAGGGTGGTTAATAGTCAGTGGAAGGAAGTCAAAGATACCAAAAAGATTACCTTCGTGGCTAAAGTCCCATTAGCCTATTTTTACATGGCTTTCAAGGTCGGCAAGTGGGATAATAAGACCTCTAAAAACGTCATGAATCCTAAAGCTAAAATGAGTGATAAGTCACTTCGGCAAGCAATGGCGTACGCGCTAAACACTGATTCTGTTTATAAGCACTATACAGATGGCTTGAGTTTCCAAGTGCCAACTTTGATTCCTGAACAATTTGGTGATTATTTTGCGAAAGATAACAATGGCTATTCGTTTAACTTGAAGAAAGCCAATCAGATTTTGGATAAAGCTGGTTATAAAAAGAAGGGTAAATGGCGGACTACGCCAGAAGGCAAGCCTTTAACAATTAATTTACTCGCCAAAGGCAATACGCCAATTGATGAACCGATCGTTCAAAACTATATTCAACAATGGGCAAAAGCTGGCTTAAATGTAAAGTTGATCGGTGGCCGTCTTAGTGAATTCAATTCATTCTATGATAAAGTTCAACATGATGATCCTAAGGTCGATGTTTTCCTTGGTGGTTGGATGTTATCTTCGGAGCCATCGGCAGAACAGTTATACGGTCAAGGATCAATTCAAAATTACTCACGGTTTGTTACTCCTGAAAACACTAAATTATTACAAGAAATGGATTCGCAAAAAGCCTTTAATCACCAATATCGGCTTGATAAATTCCATGAATGGCAAAAGTACATGAATGACCAGGCTTATGTGGTTCCAACTTATAACACTTACCAAATTGATGCTGTTAATAGTGAGTTAACGGGTTTTTCGCAAAAGCCATCGAAAATGAATAACGGCCACATCCTTTGGGGTAATGTTGCATATGCCAAGTAA